In Streptomyces sp. NBC_00414, a single window of DNA contains:
- a CDS encoding DUF1062 domain-containing protein, translating into MLENWVVVPTRLPLVRRRCHACASGRFRASGKFRVNANHKLIDAWLLVLCVTCGDTAKLTVLERMNVRNVRPELLDRLHANDADLAAELLQHPVVRRRSRIALDWDDAWRLDTGGSDPLDPEVLDVPGHPVREGLDVPDREVLDVSVRFAARIPVRPVRLIAEGCGLSRAGVERLVTEGKLVSAVRLGGKLTGDFTFTLKR; encoded by the coding sequence GTGCTCGAAAACTGGGTGGTCGTACCCACCCGCCTGCCTCTCGTCCGCCGCCGTTGTCACGCGTGCGCGTCCGGGCGCTTCCGGGCGAGCGGAAAATTCCGCGTCAACGCCAACCACAAGCTCATCGACGCCTGGCTCCTCGTGCTCTGTGTCACCTGCGGGGACACCGCGAAGCTCACGGTCCTGGAGCGGATGAACGTGCGCAACGTACGACCTGAACTGCTGGACCGGCTGCACGCCAACGACGCTGATCTGGCAGCCGAGTTGCTGCAGCATCCTGTCGTACGGCGCCGTAGTCGCATCGCCCTCGACTGGGACGACGCCTGGCGCCTCGACACCGGCGGATCGGATCCCCTGGACCCTGAGGTGCTCGACGTCCCGGGTCACCCGGTCCGCGAAGGCCTCGACGTCCCCGACCGCGAGGTCCTCGACGTCTCGGTCCGTTTCGCGGCGCGGATACCTGTCCGGCCGGTACGGCTGATCGCTGAAGGGTGCGGTCTTTCGCGGGCCGGGGTCGAGAGACTGGTCACGGAGGGCAAGCTCGTCTCAGCCGTGCGGCTGGGCGGCAAGCTCACCGGCGACTTCACCTTCACCCTCAAGCGCTGA
- a CDS encoding isocitrate lyase/PEP mutase family protein, producing the protein MDPTFAAFAALHHADAGAPLLLPNAWDHASAAALAAQGFAAIGTTSLGVAAAAGLPDGSAATRDASLALALALGNGPFLLSVDAEDGFSDDPAEVAEVARELAAVGAVGINLEDGRADGTLVPAGLHAAKIAAVKAAVPALFVNARTDTHWLGDGEGHETIRRLDAYRQAGADGVFVPGLSDADRIAGLVKALDVPLNVLYSPTGPTVPALAELGVRRVSLGSLLYRRALGAALETAALIRAGLPVEGAAPAYGEVQALVRPGGPGRPGPTTGHPCNR; encoded by the coding sequence ATGGACCCCACCTTCGCCGCTTTCGCCGCACTCCACCACGCCGACGCGGGCGCCCCGCTGCTGCTCCCCAACGCCTGGGACCACGCCTCGGCGGCGGCCCTGGCCGCCCAGGGCTTCGCGGCCATCGGCACGACCAGCCTGGGGGTCGCCGCGGCCGCCGGCCTGCCCGACGGCTCGGCGGCGACCCGGGACGCGTCACTGGCACTGGCCCTGGCGCTGGGCAACGGACCCTTCCTCCTCTCGGTCGACGCCGAGGACGGTTTCAGCGACGACCCGGCCGAGGTCGCCGAGGTGGCCCGCGAACTCGCCGCCGTCGGAGCGGTCGGCATCAACCTGGAGGACGGTCGCGCCGACGGCACCCTGGTCCCCGCCGGACTCCACGCGGCGAAGATCGCCGCGGTGAAGGCCGCCGTACCTGCTCTGTTCGTCAACGCCCGCACGGACACCCACTGGCTGGGCGACGGCGAGGGACACGAGACGATCCGCCGCCTCGACGCCTACCGACAGGCGGGCGCCGACGGGGTGTTCGTCCCCGGACTGAGCGACGCGGACCGGATCGCCGGCCTGGTCAAGGCCCTCGACGTACCCCTCAATGTCCTCTACTCGCCCACGGGACCGACCGTTCCGGCCCTCGCCGAGCTGGGAGTTCGCCGTGTCAGCCTCGGGTCCCTCCTCTACCGGCGTGCCCTGGGAGCGGCCTTGGAGACGGCCGCCCTGATCAGGGCGGGACTGCCCGTCGAGGGGGCCGCTCCGGCGTACGGCGAGGTGCAGGCGCTGGTTCGGCCGGGTGGCCCCGGTCGGCCTGGACCGACCACGGGCCACCCCTGTAATCGGTGA
- a CDS encoding helix-turn-helix transcriptional regulator: protein MPNDLSPTARALRALEILRTRPGTTAGELAVRLGVTERAARRYVGILREAGIPVESARGPHGGYRLGRGTRLPPVHFTQSEALGLVMAVLSGQPAAADTDDLIGTALGKVVKALPESVGQQAAMLREYASAAADPYAAHPDPAVTSELVDAIAARRRVVLTYRSEAGNEWEAEVDPWSVVVRHGRWYLLCHSHRADAIRTYRVDRVRAVRPTGHGFEPPKGLDPVAVLEENLGLGWEFSTRVVFDAPLAEVTPWIRPPMGRLEPLRDGCVLVGSTRNPDMYAQEWLARMPFAFRVDGGEELRAAVAALVARLTAAVADPP from the coding sequence GTGCCGAACGATCTCAGCCCCACCGCGCGGGCGCTGCGCGCCCTGGAGATCCTCCGGACCCGCCCCGGTACGACAGCCGGCGAACTCGCCGTGCGGCTGGGCGTCACGGAGCGGGCCGCACGGCGGTACGTCGGGATCCTCCGGGAGGCCGGCATCCCCGTGGAGTCGGCCCGGGGGCCGCACGGCGGGTACCGGCTGGGGCGCGGGACGAGGCTGCCGCCTGTGCACTTCACGCAGTCCGAGGCCCTCGGCCTGGTGATGGCGGTACTCAGCGGCCAGCCGGCCGCGGCCGACACCGACGACCTGATCGGCACCGCCCTGGGCAAGGTCGTCAAGGCGCTTCCGGAGAGCGTCGGTCAACAGGCGGCGATGCTGCGGGAGTACGCGTCGGCCGCGGCGGATCCGTACGCGGCCCACCCCGATCCGGCCGTCACCAGCGAACTCGTCGACGCCATCGCGGCCCGGCGCCGCGTGGTGCTCACGTACCGCAGCGAGGCCGGCAACGAGTGGGAGGCGGAGGTGGATCCCTGGTCCGTCGTCGTCCGCCACGGGCGCTGGTACTTGCTGTGCCACTCCCATCGCGCGGACGCGATCCGCACCTACCGGGTCGACCGGGTCCGCGCGGTCCGGCCGACCGGGCACGGGTTCGAGCCACCCAAGGGCCTCGACCCGGTAGCGGTGCTTGAGGAGAACCTGGGCCTCGGATGGGAGTTCTCCACCCGTGTGGTGTTCGATGCCCCCCTGGCCGAGGTGACCCCGTGGATCCGGCCGCCCATGGGGCGCCTTGAGCCCTTGAGGGACGGATGCGTGCTGGTCGGCAGCACCCGCAACCCGGACATGTATGCGCAGGAATGGCTGGCGAGGATGCCGTTCGCCTTCCGCGTCGACGGCGGGGAGGAACTGCGTGCCGCGGTTGCGGCGCTCGTGGCGCGTCTCACCGCCGCCGTGGCGGACCCGCCCTGA
- a CDS encoding alpha/beta fold hydrolase translates to MDILLIGGLWLNGSVWGRVASALEPLGHRPVPLTLPGQGDGSGSATLDDQLATVLAAVDAAPGKPMVVGHSAACTLAWLAADRRPERLAKVALIGGFPTAHGQPYADFFEVIDGFMPFPGWGPFEGPDAADLDDGARREFADAAIPVPAGVAEGVVRLTDERRFDVPVVVVCPEFTPAQARECIADGDVPELARAKHVDFADIDSGHWPMVTRPDELARILAAAANPA, encoded by the coding sequence ATGGACATTCTGCTCATCGGCGGCCTGTGGCTGAACGGATCCGTGTGGGGCCGTGTCGCGTCCGCGCTGGAGCCGCTCGGCCATCGCCCCGTGCCGCTCACCCTCCCGGGCCAGGGGGACGGCTCCGGGTCCGCCACGCTCGACGACCAGTTGGCGACGGTGCTCGCCGCGGTGGACGCGGCGCCCGGCAAACCCATGGTGGTGGGGCACTCCGCCGCCTGCACACTGGCCTGGCTGGCTGCCGACCGGCGGCCGGAGCGGCTGGCGAAGGTCGCCCTCATCGGTGGTTTCCCGACCGCCCACGGTCAGCCGTACGCCGACTTCTTCGAGGTGATCGACGGCTTCATGCCCTTCCCCGGCTGGGGCCCGTTCGAGGGGCCGGACGCCGCCGACCTCGACGACGGGGCCAGGCGAGAGTTCGCGGATGCCGCGATTCCCGTGCCAGCGGGCGTGGCCGAGGGAGTGGTGCGGCTGACGGACGAACGGCGGTTCGACGTTCCGGTCGTGGTCGTGTGTCCGGAGTTCACGCCCGCACAAGCGCGGGAATGCATCGCCGACGGCGACGTCCCGGAGCTCGCCCGGGCCAAGCATGTCGACTTCGCCGATATCGACTCGGGCCACTGGCCCATGGTCACGCGGCCTGACGAACTGGCCCGGATCCTGGCCGCGGCGGCCAACCCGGCCTGA